ACCTTCAGCGCGATGCCCAGGATAATGGGGTTATTGCCAATCCCACAGCGCCATTGGCAGAACAATATTATCTGCTTGAAACCGGCGAGCAAGACCGTGCGACCACCTTGCCTTACTTCGGGCTTATTTTTGAGTTTTAGAATTTAAAACATCTCCCACTGAAGCACAGTTCTGATAGAGCTGTGTTTTTTATTTCATTGATGTTTGATGTGGTTTAAAACCCATTCTAATTGTATATCTTTTTTCCGAAGGACATCTTCGGAAGATGGCAGAATCTCGTGATGAGGTACAACGCCTTTTTTGGTATGTGAAAACTCGATATTAGGCTGTATCAGCATCAAGCCGATAGGTAACGGAAGTTTAGAGGAAGGCAGTTTTTTAATGGCATAACGGCCTGCCACTGTGCCGTCATTGGCACCGCCGGTTTCTTCGCCTACCAGCAAAGCCTTTTTCTCATATTTCAGTTTTGAGGGCAGGATGGAAGCTGCGGAGAAACTCCCACCATTGATTAATACATAAATCTTACCGCTGAAATGTTCGTCTTTTGGATTTTTAAGCGCGAAGAAACCGTTGTTTCTGAGATAAAAGCGGTCATCTTCTTTCTTAACAGACAATGCAGTGCCCACCAGATAAAAGGGATAGCCCACAATCGCCAAAGGTTTCAATACCAATGGGAATTCTGACAGATAGCGTGCCTCAAACATGGAGGTGCGGGAGGTTACTTCGATATCTTTGATAAACTCAAAACGGTCTGACACTAGATAAGAATACAGATTATTGATTTCGGCCAGCGAACCACCGAAATTTTCGCGGATATCGAGAATCAGGTATTTGGCCCCGCGTTTCTTTATTTCTGAAAAACTTTCCTTGTAGAACTTCATGGAATGCCTTCCTGAAAAAGTCTTTATTCTCATGTAAGCGATGCTGCTGTCGGCTGATAAAAAACGCAGTTCGCGGTTATAGCTTTTGGTAGTAGGGTTGTAATCCTTGGTTTTTCCTTTTTCGGTGTTTAGGATCTTTCGCTCGGCGGCCTCTTCTTTCTTTCTTGTTTTGGTGGTTATGGCTTCACGTTTCAGATAGAAGTGATGCAGGGTGTCGCAATATTTGGTCACTAGTTTTACGCTGTCGGAAATACCATATTCAGTAGTGAAATAGGTAGGCCAGCGGCGGGCAAGTATATATTTCTGAAAGGTGGTGTTTTCGCCGTCACTGTTGGTGAGTTGGCGGTATTTCTGTAACATTTCGGTTACAGGCAAGTCGTTTATCTTCAAAATTTCAGTCCCGGTGTTCATGTTTGCAACACGCTCTGGGTTGTCTGTAACGATGAGTCGCGACCCATCTACCAGATAACTGAAACGGCTGAACAGCCCGCGTTGGTTTTTTAACCTCCGGATTTCCTTTTGTGTAAGCCTTTTCTGAAGTGGCACCAGCCGCAGATGCGCTTCCTTTATTTCGGCAATTACCGGTGCCAGTTTCCAGAAAAAGTCATTGGGTTTCAAAGGTTGGTTGATGGTAGATTTCAGGCTGTCGAACTTGTGATCGAGTTCCGGGCGGTCAATATACCAAAACAGTTGCGGATGTAGCCGTTGTAGGTTTTTGTACGCGAAATCTACATCGTCTTTTAGTTGTTCGGCAGCAACAGGAGTTTCAATTTTTTCATTGTATCTTTTTACAGAAACACACGATGTGATGATGAATATAGGGAGAACGACAAGTAAATATTTTTTCAAAATCCGGAATTTTTCTAAAAATATAAAAAATAACGTTTCTACATAAAAAAACACCGCCAAAAAGCAGTGTTTTGTAATATTTGACTTGAAAATTATCCGAGTACGGTAACCGAATTCTCAAGCATTTGATAGATAGCGTCGCGTCCGTTTTCTGGTTTTACATTTACCGCACGGGTACCGTTGAAATGCAGGCAGGTAATGTAACCAAGTTGGGCAGCGTCCAGACAGGTGAATTTCACACAATAATCAAGTGCGAGGCCTACAATTTCCAGCAACTGTATATCATGGTATTTCAAGAAATCATCAAGGCCAGTTTTTACAAAATGGTTGTTATCCTGAAAACCGCTGTAGCTGTCGACTTCGCTATTTTTACCCTTCTGTATGATGTGGGTTACTTTCTCGCGGTTCAGGTCTTTATGAAACGCTGCTCCGAAAGTTCCCTGTACACAATGGTCGGGCCACATAAACTGTGGTACGCCGTTCAAGTTGATGGTTTCGCCAACTTTTTTCCCGTTGTTTGACGCGAAGCTTTTATGGTCAGCAGGATGCCAGTCTTGGGTAAGGACAATTTGGTCGTAATGGTTTTCTTCCATCAATCCGTTGATATAAGGAATGATTTCCTGTGCTCCGGGCACCGCCAACGCGCCACCTTCACAAAAATCGTTCTGTACGTCGACAATAATTAGGGCTTTTTTCATGTATGTATGAGGGTTTTTAATTTTACTGCTGCCAGCTTTCAGCAGCTTTGGTATTGATATTGTAAATTTACAAAAACCATAACGCAAAATTACAGCCAAGCATTGTAATGCGCCAAATAGTCAATCACCAAAAACTAATATATGAATCTCGCCGAGGATAAAAAGTATCCGATTGGGCAATTTGTTCAGCCCGAAAACATCAATGATACGGAACTTGATCTATACATACAGACTTTGAAATATTTCCCATCAAGGCTAAAAGCACTGGTGGTAAACTGGACAGATGAACATTTGGATACGCAATACCGTGAATGCGGCTGGACGGTGCGGCAACTCATTAGTCATCTTGCCGACAGTCACATGCAAAGTTTCATCGCATTTAAACAGGCTTTAACCGAGGAAAACCCAACCATATCCCCATTTGATGAACACAAATGTGCCGAATTGCAGGACAGTAGGAATGAGCCAGTCAAAGCACCTTTAATGATATTAGAGGGTGTACACTGTCGGTGGGTTCACCTTCTTAAAACCATGACGAATAAAGACTTCGATCGTACTTATTATCACGCTCGCCGTAAGGAGACGTGCACATTGCGGAATGATACCGTATATTATTCCTGGCACTGCGACCATCACTTTGCACACCTTGAAAAACTGAAGAAAGAAAAGAATTGGGCGTGAGAAGATCTCTTGAACGGCCAGCTGATTTGGCAGAAATTATACAGCGTATTTACCAACTCACCGAACATTCATCAAAACGGTGGGGCCGCATGTCTTGTGCACAGATGATGGTACACTGTAAAAGAATCTTAGAAGTCGGTACAGGCAAAACAGTTTTGCCGGAAACGCCCGCCATCATCAGGGTTTTGGGGATCTGTGCTAAAAAGGAAATACTGTTTTTCAACAACGGTATCCCACGCAATATGCCAACGTATGGCGTGGTAAAATTAAAAGAAAGTTGTAATTTTGAAGAATCCAGGGCAGACTTACTGATCGCGCTGGAGGAATTTGTAAAAGCCCTGAAACGAGACGAACTAATCCCAAAACATGCACTTTTTGGCGAAATGTCGAAGCAGCACTGGGGGTTTTTACAGTACAAACATCTAAATCATCATTTAAAACAATTTGGCGTATGAGTTTTTTTAATAAAATATTCGGCAATTCTGACAGTACGGAATCAACAGTCCCTAGTTTCTGGAAATATATAGAGTCCGAGGCAGATCTGCAAAAAGCGGTAGAAGAATCCGCCAGTCAAAAAGTGGTAATTTTTAAACATTCCACCCGCTGTTTCATCAGCCAAACCGTCCTGAAGAATTTTGAAAAAGAAGTGGAGCAATCTGATAAAGAAGTGTCTTATTATTTCCTGGATTTGATTTCGTACCGTAATTTATCAAATAAAATCGCCGATGACTTTAACGTGACTCACCAAAGTCCGCAGCTTATTGTTTTGGATAAAGGAAGGGCTGTAGCTGATGCCTCACACCAAAGCATATCCGTATCATTAATTTAACCGAAAAACTATGCAGAATATTGAAAGCTACCTATCGGAAATTCTGGAACTGCCCCAGGAGGCGGTAAACCTTTGCAGTAGCCATTACCTACGGAAAATAGTAGCAAAAAATGAGTTTTTGCTGCGGGAAGGCGAGGTTTGCAAAGGTACTTATTTCGTAGAGAAAGGCTTGCTGCGTATGTATTCTATTGATAAAAACGGGAAAGAACACATCATTCAGTTTGCGCCCGAAAAATGGCTTATTTCTGACAGAAGTTCGCTGCACTTCAACGAAAAATCCCAATATTTTATCGAAGCGGTAGAAGACAGTGAAGTGCTGGAATTGCGGAACGATTTTTTTTCAAACATCAACGCGGCTTTTCCCAATACAATAGAAAATAACGATCTGCTGTTGCAAAAACATATCCGCAGTCTGCAGAACCGGGTAAACTCTTTACTGGCAGATACCGCAGAAGAGCGTTATATGAGTTTCATTAAAATGTATCCTGACATCCTGCAACGTGTGCCACAGTGGATGGTGGCTTCTTACCTTGGCATTACCCCCGAAAGTCTGAGCCGTGTACGAAAGGAACTGGCCAAGAAAAACTTTCAAACTTCATAAATTAAAAAAGGAATCTGTATAACAAATTCCTTTTTTTGATTATTTCCCTAAATAAGACTTCAAAATCTTACTTCTGGTATTATGCTTAAGCCTTTTGATCGCTTTTTCCTTGATCTGGCGTACCCGTTCTCTGGTAAGGTCGAAGGTTTCACCAATTTCTTCCAAAGTCATAGGATGCTTCCCGTTCAGGCCGAAATAAAGACGAACCAGGTCAGCCTCACGCTGGGTAAGGGTTTGCAAGGCACGTTCAATTTCAATCTGAAGAGATTCCAGCATAAGGTCTTTATCCGGACTTGGTGATTCACCGGAGCGTAAAACGTCATAAAGGTTAGAATCTTCACCTTCTACCAAAGGAGCATCCATTGATAGATGACGGCCAGAGTTTTTCATGGATTCCTTGATGTCATCCTCGCTCATATCCAACACTTCGGCCAGTTCTTCTGGGGATGGCGGACGTTCGTTTTCCTGCTCCAGATGCGCGTAAGCCTTGTTAATTTTATTGATGGAGCCAATCTTGTTAAGCGGCAGCCTCACGATCCTCGATTGTTCTGCAAGTGCCTGTAGGATAGACTGGCGGATCCACCATACAGCGTAGGAAATGAATTTAAAACCTCGGGTTTCGTCGTATCTCTTAGCGGCTTTCATTAATCCCAGGTTTCCTTCGTTAATCAGGTCGGGAAGGGAAAGCCCCTGGTTTTGGTATTGTTTACTCACCGACACTACGAAACGCAGGTTGGCTTTAATAAGTTTTTCAAGAGCAACGCGGTCACCGGCGCGTATTTTCTGTGCCAGTTCCACTTCTTCATCAGCGGTGATAAGATCTACTTTACCGATCTCCTGGAGGTATTTGTCCAGGGAAGCCGTTTCACGGTTGGTAACCTGCTTGGTAATTTTTAACTGTCTCATGTATCAAATTAAGTCCTCTTTTTGGACTGCATTTTATTATACGATAAAACGTGATAAAAGGTTACAATATTTTAAATAAAACTTAATAAATTTTAAACAGTCATAAGAAAGCGAATCTGTGGTTCGTAAAAAAGGGAGTTAAATAGAAAGTTTTAAATATGCTATGTCACCTAATTATTATGTTTGATGAGGTATTGAAGGATGTGCCAAGTTATCGCGCTGACGGTATTTTTATGAATAAATTATACTGAAGAAGCCTTAGCTTAAATGGTTTTGTAACCTACATTTGTAATAAATTAAAATAATGAAGGCATCACCCATTGTAATCGGTACCATGCGCTGGGGAATCTGGGGCGCTGGCCATTCCCAGAAACAGGTACAGCAACTGATTGAAACCGCGTTAACACACCAACTCACTACCTTCGATCATGCGGATATTTACGGCGATTACACCACCGAAAAACTCTTCGGTGAAGCTTTTTCGCAGATGGGTGTCGCAAGAGAAACCGTTCAGTTCATCAGCAAATGCGGCATCGAAATGCCATGCGGTAACAGAGATTATGAGGTAAAAGCATACAATTATTCACGCAGGCATATCATCGCGTCAGTTGACCAAAGCCTTCGGAATCTGAAAACGGAATATCTTGATGTCTTGCTGCTGCACCGCCCGTCACCATTACTAAACCCACATGAAGTCGCCGAAACTTTTGAGATTTTGAGGCAACAGCAAAAAGTAAAACATTTCGGAGTCTCTAATTTTTCTGTAAGTCAGTTTAATATGCTGGATGCGTTTTTTCCGCTGATCACCAATCAGATAGAGGTGTCAGTAACCGAAACCAGCGCTTTCTACAACGGTACGCTCGATCAGTTGATGGAACGAGCTCTTAGGCCGATGGCTTGGGGCGTACTTGGCAATTATTTTACACAAGAAACGCTACAGAACAAAAGGATAGCAGCCGTACTGCCGGCCTTATGTGATAAATATGAAGCAAATGAAAACCAGTTACTGCTGGCCTTCCTGCTGCGGCATCCTTCGCGAATCCTTCCTGTAATCGGGACTTCACGCCATGATAAAATTGAAGAACTTGCGCAAAGTCTCTCACTAGAAATGGAGCATGAGGATTGGTTCAGATTGTTGCAGGCCTCCCGTGGATACGAGGTAGAGTAAGAAAAAGCTCAAAAAGTTGCTATATTCAATTAATATCGTATCTTGCACCCGTTTTTATATCCGAATTCACTATGTTCATCATCGTTGAATTTCTTTTATAATTTCAACTATTATTAATTTTTAATTTTTTTTTAAGATGAACATTTTTGTTTCAAACATCAATTACGCAACAAGAGAAGAGTCTCTACAGGATTTATTTTCTGAGTACGGAGACGTTTCTTCCGCTAAAATCATCCTAGACCGTGAGACTGGTAGATCCAGAGGTTTCGGATTCGTAGAAATGAGTGACGAAGACGGTAAAAACGCTATTGAAGCGCTGAACGGTAAAGAATTGGACGGAAAGGAACTTAACGTTTCTGAAGCTAAGCCAAGAGAAGACAAGCCAAGAAGAAACTTCGATAATAACCGCGGTGGTGGTTACGGAGGAGGAAATCGTGGTGGTGGTTACGGTGGTGGAAACCGTGGCGGATCTAACTGGTAAGATTTCTTATATAAATAAGGATATAGCGGCTTTTTATAAGGCCGCTTTTTTATTGTGACTTTATCTCAGTCGCCGGAACAGCATGTAGCCACCGTTATAATAAATCTGTTCGCGTGGTGTTTTCTCTAGCGTGATTTGGTCAAAGATGATTTTTATCTCATAATTTCCCGTTTTTTTACTCACTGTTAATTCCGGAAGGGTGATGCGTCCTGGTTTATCGCGATGAGTTTTCACTGTTTGCCTGATATAGGGCATGACATCCCATGTTTCCTTTGAATTGATTATAATTTTAAGTTCAGGGTTTGGCAAACCATTTACACTTCTTATTTTTAGATGATCATTATTGATGTTAAACATCTTTTCTTCATAGAAATCTGAAAATCTTAGTAAATAATCGTAACCTTCAATCGCTTGCAAATGAGGTTCGGCTATAATTTCAACCCTCTGTGAATCAGTAGGACTTATGGTTTTATAGGTGTTTTTAAATAAAGTAAGGAATTGCTGCTGAAGGATATAATGAGTTTCTTTAGTATAAGCTTTGCGGATTTCGTGCTGCTGCTTTGGGGGTAATAAACTCAGGACGAGTGTTTTCTGTCCACGATCCGAAAGATAGGCCATTTTGTCGGAGATTTCTGTCGCCACGGTATCTGCGGTCTTGCGCTCGAAATCGATGGTTGTCCCTGAGATCAGTTCGTTGCTTCTTAGCAGGTCGTTCAGTTCGTTTTTCTGACTCCTGATCGACACGGAGGAGGCATTGAGATAAGGGAAAACCAAAGCAAACAGACCAAAAATGAACAAACTTACCGGTATGAATTTAATAGTAGATTTCCGCACTGATATGAAATACACCATCACCACAGCCAACCACACCGAAACCAGCACCACATAGTAGCGCGGTTCCGTATAGCCGTACGCAACAATACGCGTAAAAATGGCCGTGAAAAGCAGCACCAGTAAAGGGATCAGCGTAAAATAGAATATTTTTGAAAACAGCCTTACCCACGACTTATCGGCCTCTTGCCGGAGCGGATGTACAAGTAAAACGGCTAAAATTCCCAAGATAGCGTAAGCAAGAATCAGATAAGAAACCCATCCGCGTGGCAATTGCCAGTTTATCAGTATCTTACCTGCGTAGAAATAGAGTATCAGCGCATAAATCAGCAGAAGCGGGATAAGGATATACTGCGTGAAGAACTTCAGGACCAATGGATACTCCGTGTTTCTTTCGAGGCTTTGTAGCCCGTCTTCATTAAATAGCAGGAAAATGAAACAGCTGCCAAAGATGCTTAGGAAGTAAAAGATCTGCACATAAATTCGCTCGCTGAAGTTAAAATCAAAAAGTTTATCGACCGCCAGCACGGCCAGTTCTGCGCCACCAGTCAGCACGCCAGCAAACACCGCGGTGAGAAATATATTGATAAACAGATTCTTATTGTATTGCCAAAACTTCAGTTCCTGTTGTTTGCCTAAAAAAGGAATGAATGATACCAGCAGATGCGAAAGGATATAGGTGGGTATCAATAGATAGGCGTACTTTTCGGTAAAATCGCGCTGATGTTCGGGAAGTAGCGCATAGAAAAATAACAGGAAAGCCAGTCCCGTAATGGCGGTTAACATTTGGTGGCCGTGGCGTTGGGCAAACATCTTCAGCGCAAACATCAGCGAAATGCCCAGTAATGCGGTAACAGAAATTTTAATCAACAGAAAGGAATCTGGGCCGTTACTGTACCCACCGGATGCATAACACATCATCGCGATTGCGCCAATCAGTGCCATTAACAGCACAAGCGGGTATTGCTGCACCGCAAGGTGGGTTTTGCCCAAAGTATGTTTGATTTTCTGATGCATGAAAATTTATGACTTGTCTTTCTTCTTTTTCTTTTTGTCTTTTTTCTTAGCCTTTGTCGGGGTAGTGAGTTCTTTCACAAAATCACGGATGTCCTGTTTCTTCTTTTTTTCAGTTTTATGGACGGGTAAGCCTTGGGGCTGCGCCAATTCTGTTGTAGCGGGACTTTCAAGCAGTTTTTGTTCCCTCAGAGTCGCGACCAGCTGTTCAGCGGAATCTTCATAATAATCACGTAACAATTTATGCACCAGAAAAAGACGGTATTCGTCAAACGGAATGGCTACATAATATTTGAAAATCCGGCCTTCCTTTTCAATGCGCAGGAATTTCTTCTCCACCAATATCTTAACAAAGGTAGAAACGGTGTTCTGGTGTGGCTTCGGTTCAGGGTAGCTGGCCATCAGGTCTTTCAGATAGGCGGTTTGTAGCTTCCACATCAGTTGCATCAGTTGTTCTTCGGCTGGCGTTAGGGTATTGATATTCATGGTCTAATGTTGGGTTTGGATGGCGGAATAAAGATAAATAAATGAGACAAAAAGCGCGATGCTGCCGCCCATGAACACTTCTTTCACCGTATGTCGTTTAAGGATAATCCTGGTGATCCCCACTAATGTTGCGATGAGTAACCAAGCAATTCCCCACGTAGTGTCGCGATAAAAAAACAGGGCAGCTACAAATACGTTGAAAGCTGTATGCATGGAGCTTTTAATGTAATAATTGCTGAGTTGCATCACCAGCAATAATACCAGCAGAAATAGCATGATCAGGTCCAAAGTGCCATTTTTTAAATAATCATACAGTAAATACACTACCATAGAGCCGGCGATGAAAAAATAAAGGCTTTTCCTCTGCTGGCGGTTAGAGACATCCATATTACTGTATTTCCCGGTACGCACATTCCACACAAGCCAGATGACGATGGGGAGGACTGTAAGCAGTAAGATCGGTACGAATCTTTCAAATGCGGCCCGTGCGGAATACTCCTCGGCGCTGCTGTACACAAAATAGATGATTAAGGACGTCAGTGGATTGAAGAAGTTTGAAATAATTTTCGACACCGTAAGCACGGCTGGCGGATAGTTTTTTGGCATAAGGATATTCTTCTCCCAAAAGTAGGTTTTTTAAATTATTCTCCTGTACAAATTAATCATCCTATGCTGCCCCGAAGACAAAGATTTTTATTATTTTTGCTGAATATTTCGATACAACATGAAAGAATTTTCAAAAGAAGTGTACCTGCAGTGGTATGAAGAAATGACGATGTGGAGAAGGTTTGAAGACAAATGCCGTTCTCTCTACCTAAAGCAGAAAATCAGGGGATTTTTACATTTATATAACGGCCAGGAAGCCATTCCTGCCGGTTTTGTACATGCGATGGATCTTTCCAAAGACAGCATGATAACCGCCTACCGATGCCATATCCATCCAATGGCGATGGGTGTGGACCCAAAAAGGATCATGGCGGAACTTTGTGGTAAAGCTACAGGGACCTCCGGTGGTATGGGTGGCTCTATGCACATCTTCAGCAAAGAGAAAAGATTTTACGGCGGTCACGGTATCGTGGGAGGGCAAATCCCATTAGGTGCAGGTATCGCATTTGCTGATAAATATTTTGAGACAGGCGGTGTAAACATCTGTTTCTTTGGTGATGGGGCAGCGCGCCAGGGTTCACTTCATGAAACCTTCAACATGGCCATGAACTGGAAGCTTCCGGTAGTATTTGTGGTTGAAAATAACCAGTACGCCATGGGAACTTCTGTAAAGAGGACAGCCAACCATGAAGATATTTACAAATTAGGCTTAGGCTATGAGATGCCATGTCTTCCTGTGGATGCCATGGACCCTGAAAAAGTAGCCGAGGCCGCTTACGAAGCCATCCAAAGAGCGCGCAGAGGTGACGGGCCAACATTCATCGAGGCACGTACTTACCGTTTCCGTGGACACTCGATGTCTGATGCGGAACCTTACCGTACTAAGGAAGAAGTATCTGATTATAAAAAAGATGACCCGATTGAGATCGTAAAACAACGCATCCTGCAGAACAACTGGGCTACCGAAGATGAACTTACCACACTGGATGAAAAATCACGCGACTTCGTGGAAGAATGTGTAGAGTTCATGGAGCAGTCACCGTACCCGGATCCTGAAAAAGTATACGAATACGTGTACGCACAAGAGGATTATCCGTTCGTGGATAAAGTGGAAAACAACTTGAAATAATACAAATATAAAGCAGTATCCTACAGTCTAGGATATCTGCTTTTTGTTTTTAAGATCATACAACTATTTAGCAAACCAAAGAAACTATGGCAGAAGTAATTACAATGCCCCGGCTCTCCGATACAATGACGGACGGGAAAGTGGCCAAATGGCACAAAAAAGTGGGCGATGCCGTGAAGGAAGGAGATATTTTAGCAGAAATAGAAACCGATAAAGCTGTACAGGATTTCGAGTCAGAGTACAACGGAACATTACTTTATATCGGTACCGAAGAAGGCGGATCAGCCCCGGTAGATACCGTACTTGCCGTTATCGGGAAAGAAGGGGAAGATATTTCCTCAATTACCGGTGACCAAAACAACGGGCCTGCCCAGGACATCCCAGAAGAAAACCAGACTGAAAATAACGTGACCGATGTTGAAACTACAGATACCGTAGAAAAAACAACTGAAACAGTGGAAGTTCCTAAAGGGGTGGAAGTTATTACCATGCCTCGCCTTTCAGATACAATGACGGAAGGAAAAGTAGCCAAGTGGCACAAAAACGTAGGCGATGCCGTAAAAGAAGGTGATATCCTTGCAGAAATAGAAACGGAT
This DNA window, taken from Chryseobacterium sp. 6424, encodes the following:
- a CDS encoding S41 family peptidase, whose product is MKKYLLVVLPIFIITSCVSVKRYNEKIETPVAAEQLKDDVDFAYKNLQRLHPQLFWYIDRPELDHKFDSLKSTINQPLKPNDFFWKLAPVIAEIKEAHLRLVPLQKRLTQKEIRRLKNQRGLFSRFSYLVDGSRLIVTDNPERVANMNTGTEILKINDLPVTEMLQKYRQLTNSDGENTTFQKYILARRWPTYFTTEYGISDSVKLVTKYCDTLHHFYLKREAITTKTRKKEEAAERKILNTEKGKTKDYNPTTKSYNRELRFLSADSSIAYMRIKTFSGRHSMKFYKESFSEIKKRGAKYLILDIRENFGGSLAEINNLYSYLVSDRFEFIKDIEVTSRTSMFEARYLSEFPLVLKPLAIVGYPFYLVGTALSVKKEDDRFYLRNNGFFALKNPKDEHFSGKIYVLINGGSFSAASILPSKLKYEKKALLVGEETGGANDGTVAGRYAIKKLPSSKLPLPIGLMLIQPNIEFSHTKKGVVPHHEILPSSEDVLRKKDIQLEWVLNHIKHQ
- the pncA gene encoding bifunctional nicotinamidase/pyrazinamidase, with product MKKALIIVDVQNDFCEGGALAVPGAQEIIPYINGLMEENHYDQIVLTQDWHPADHKSFASNNGKKVGETINLNGVPQFMWPDHCVQGTFGAAFHKDLNREKVTHIIQKGKNSEVDSYSGFQDNNHFVKTGLDDFLKYHDIQLLEIVGLALDYCVKFTCLDAAQLGYITCLHFNGTRAVNVKPENGRDAIYQMLENSVTVLG
- a CDS encoding YfiT family bacillithiol transferase, with product MNLAEDKKYPIGQFVQPENINDTELDLYIQTLKYFPSRLKALVVNWTDEHLDTQYRECGWTVRQLISHLADSHMQSFIAFKQALTEENPTISPFDEHKCAELQDSRNEPVKAPLMILEGVHCRWVHLLKTMTNKDFDRTYYHARRKETCTLRNDTVYYSWHCDHHFAHLEKLKKEKNWA
- a CDS encoding DUF1569 domain-containing protein encodes the protein MRRSLERPADLAEIIQRIYQLTEHSSKRWGRMSCAQMMVHCKRILEVGTGKTVLPETPAIIRVLGICAKKEILFFNNGIPRNMPTYGVVKLKESCNFEESRADLLIALEEFVKALKRDELIPKHALFGEMSKQHWGFLQYKHLNHHLKQFGV
- the ytxJ gene encoding bacillithiol system redox-active protein YtxJ, which encodes MSFFNKIFGNSDSTESTVPSFWKYIESEADLQKAVEESASQKVVIFKHSTRCFISQTVLKNFEKEVEQSDKEVSYYFLDLISYRNLSNKIADDFNVTHQSPQLIVLDKGRAVADASHQSISVSLI
- a CDS encoding Crp/Fnr family transcriptional regulator; the protein is MQNIESYLSEILELPQEAVNLCSSHYLRKIVAKNEFLLREGEVCKGTYFVEKGLLRMYSIDKNGKEHIIQFAPEKWLISDRSSLHFNEKSQYFIEAVEDSEVLELRNDFFSNINAAFPNTIENNDLLLQKHIRSLQNRVNSLLADTAEERYMSFIKMYPDILQRVPQWMVASYLGITPESLSRVRKELAKKNFQTS
- a CDS encoding RNA polymerase sigma factor RpoD/SigA: MRQLKITKQVTNRETASLDKYLQEIGKVDLITADEEVELAQKIRAGDRVALEKLIKANLRFVVSVSKQYQNQGLSLPDLINEGNLGLMKAAKRYDETRGFKFISYAVWWIRQSILQALAEQSRIVRLPLNKIGSINKINKAYAHLEQENERPPSPEELAEVLDMSEDDIKESMKNSGRHLSMDAPLVEGEDSNLYDVLRSGESPSPDKDLMLESLQIEIERALQTLTQREADLVRLYFGLNGKHPMTLEEIGETFDLTRERVRQIKEKAIKRLKHNTRSKILKSYLGK
- a CDS encoding aldo/keto reductase family oxidoreductase, producing MKASPIVIGTMRWGIWGAGHSQKQVQQLIETALTHQLTTFDHADIYGDYTTEKLFGEAFSQMGVARETVQFISKCGIEMPCGNRDYEVKAYNYSRRHIIASVDQSLRNLKTEYLDVLLLHRPSPLLNPHEVAETFEILRQQQKVKHFGVSNFSVSQFNMLDAFFPLITNQIEVSVTETSAFYNGTLDQLMERALRPMAWGVLGNYFTQETLQNKRIAAVLPALCDKYEANENQLLLAFLLRHPSRILPVIGTSRHDKIEELAQSLSLEMEHEDWFRLLQASRGYEVE
- a CDS encoding RNA recognition motif domain-containing protein, which gives rise to MNIFVSNINYATREESLQDLFSEYGDVSSAKIILDRETGRSRGFGFVEMSDEDGKNAIEALNGKELDGKELNVSEAKPREDKPRRNFDNNRGGGYGGGNRGGGYGGGNRGGSNW
- a CDS encoding DUF4153 domain-containing protein; the protein is MHQKIKHTLGKTHLAVQQYPLVLLMALIGAIAMMCYASGGYSNGPDSFLLIKISVTALLGISLMFALKMFAQRHGHQMLTAITGLAFLLFFYALLPEHQRDFTEKYAYLLIPTYILSHLLVSFIPFLGKQQELKFWQYNKNLFINIFLTAVFAGVLTGGAELAVLAVDKLFDFNFSERIYVQIFYFLSIFGSCFIFLLFNEDGLQSLERNTEYPLVLKFFTQYILIPLLLIYALILYFYAGKILINWQLPRGWVSYLILAYAILGILAVLLVHPLRQEADKSWVRLFSKIFYFTLIPLLVLLFTAIFTRIVAYGYTEPRYYVVLVSVWLAVVMVYFISVRKSTIKFIPVSLFIFGLFALVFPYLNASSVSIRSQKNELNDLLRSNELISGTTIDFERKTADTVATEISDKMAYLSDRGQKTLVLSLLPPKQQHEIRKAYTKETHYILQQQFLTLFKNTYKTISPTDSQRVEIIAEPHLQAIEGYDYLLRFSDFYEEKMFNINNDHLKIRSVNGLPNPELKIIINSKETWDVMPYIRQTVKTHRDKPGRITLPELTVSKKTGNYEIKIIFDQITLEKTPREQIYYNGGYMLFRRLR
- a CDS encoding BlaI/MecI/CopY family transcriptional regulator, translating into MNINTLTPAEEQLMQLMWKLQTAYLKDLMASYPEPKPHQNTVSTFVKILVEKKFLRIEKEGRIFKYYVAIPFDEYRLFLVHKLLRDYYEDSAEQLVATLREQKLLESPATTELAQPQGLPVHKTEKKKKQDIRDFVKELTTPTKAKKKDKKKKKKDKS
- a CDS encoding phosphatase PAP2 family protein — translated: MPKNYPPAVLTVSKIISNFFNPLTSLIIYFVYSSAEEYSARAAFERFVPILLLTVLPIVIWLVWNVRTGKYSNMDVSNRQQRKSLYFFIAGSMVVYLLYDYLKNGTLDLIMLFLLVLLLVMQLSNYYIKSSMHTAFNVFVAALFFYRDTTWGIAWLLIATLVGITRIILKRHTVKEVFMGGSIALFVSFIYLYSAIQTQH
- the pdhA gene encoding pyruvate dehydrogenase (acetyl-transferring) E1 component subunit alpha: MKEFSKEVYLQWYEEMTMWRRFEDKCRSLYLKQKIRGFLHLYNGQEAIPAGFVHAMDLSKDSMITAYRCHIHPMAMGVDPKRIMAELCGKATGTSGGMGGSMHIFSKEKRFYGGHGIVGGQIPLGAGIAFADKYFETGGVNICFFGDGAARQGSLHETFNMAMNWKLPVVFVVENNQYAMGTSVKRTANHEDIYKLGLGYEMPCLPVDAMDPEKVAEAAYEAIQRARRGDGPTFIEARTYRFRGHSMSDAEPYRTKEEVSDYKKDDPIEIVKQRILQNNWATEDELTTLDEKSRDFVEECVEFMEQSPYPDPEKVYEYVYAQEDYPFVDKVENNLK